The region ACAATCccccattttaatattatttgtattatgtgtgaaAATATGGCAAGATAAGAAGTCATGTATTCCTGTGGACCGACCCTGCTTACTCTATACTATTTTTAGTATTAGAAATAGCAGTGATTTgagttttattaatattattttatcccaTCATTTGTTGGTTTGACCACCAAACAGCtacaatcgagtcaagtacatatcagttatagttatgggcttagaaaccaaATCCaacacatgattgctaacaaatTCTCCCTCTTTCATCTTGCTAGCTATGAGGGACTTTACCACCTCGTACTTCTTTTgatgagctcgcttatggtactttacCATAACGTACTTGTTAATCTCGTACGACAAATAATCCGCATAGTGTCTCTGCAATTCAGGAGTCATAATGGATACCATACAATcaacttttgttgcatcattGTAGTGTTTCTTGAATTCATCAAGCTCTTCAGGAGTGGCCTTCTCTTCGTCTATATCTTCTAGTGGTttctcaaggacatactccttgtcctcgaaaCGAAGAGCCATTTTTATGTTGCGCATCCAATCATTATAATTGGTGTCATCCAATTGCACCTTTGAGCATATGTTCAACAAAGAGAagttgttgttggaggaggaAGAGAAGGAACCAGAAGCATCGTTTGGAGTAGACATCtataaaagaaagatagttttggttagataagaataatcctcaatataacacccaaaatgaaatatcaaggctaggatccaactaaataattcacaacttagaaaaatGATGTTGTAATCTAACTGTAGATTATATAAAGGTagctaaatgacgatttaccaatttcaccatgaGAAAACAAAATTTGAACGAACTAGGCTtttaatgaaattcctagatcttttgagattcaatgaaactcttcaatgacatgtttaatctcgattatgctcttccatttgtaacttggataccaaggatcacaaccaatatgtgaataaccatgcaaattagcttggtacctcgatgtcatttatcatctccttTTAATGTACTGGTTAACTACATGCGCTCTATTAATCAGTGATAATGTTCGATACACCCATTGTCACTATTTATTAGTGTCTATTAGTGTGtcaattaaccacacacgcttcgcTAACGACTAATAAaatgcaatgtgcaatttcaagGGTTAgcataaaaattcacattttcctaaagtaactaagatggggattttaaaataaaatgtttagttacttttaatcgcactatacttattaatgagaattaatttgtcctatcaaactcattcgactaacgaccatccaccaaccAACGAAGCGGCGGGTGAGAGttgacacccattcaactaccattttatagacaatttccttataccccatTATttatcggcttcgtgaatgaggcgtactagcagttCGGCtagcttaatcttatacatataataaatattaaagttttaatttcacatatagtataaggtgtattttaaaactttttcaaattatgaggtttaaatattaaattttaaaaatttaaatttaaatttaaattaaaccaaatgatttaataatcatctattaattaaacatttaattaattatattaaatcaTGTAGGGATTATCCAgttaaattaatcaaaataatttaatcctaatccttccCCCTAAATTTCGAAAAAAAATGGGTAGGGATAAACCAATTTTTATAATCATCCTTTTTATTCAGATAAactgataattaccaaaaataagaaaACCCTATCAATACCTATCAATTTTCGAAATTAGTGACTTAGGGAAGAAGGTAAGGATTtcaatccttaccttattttcgAAATCTTGAGGGGCAAGAAAACCCCTCCAAAATCGAAACTTGTAGGGCAAGGTAAGGGTTTCAACCcttaccaaaatttcaaaacttagagcctaagaaaccctaattttgaaaacccTAGTCCAAGAGGGTTtaattgccataaaccctaattggataaattCATCTATTGTAACAACTCAATAGAAAACAagacaaggctctgataccactgatggttttatgcaaaacaaataaaacttttaagtgtgcatgcaaccctataatAAGATCTTTGTAATTATCCAGCTCCATATTACCCACATGGGATATTCTACAAACCCTATAATATCCCTATAGAGACTGTCCAACCTTCTCCAAGAAGGTTTTGGAgtctcttgttcaactattgaacaattccACTTTagaccctacacttttaattaataattttaatcataaaattaattccaattaatttctgattaaatattaattaaatattaccatttttaattaatatattattctcataataccttaaatttatttcaaaatattaattaattaatagatcAACCTTTCTCTCCAAAAATCATCTTGTCCAGTTGCTAGTTTTGacgacaacccaaaaggactatgatactatcaatttaagtatataccaattatagttatgagcttagaaacctaatccaacgaATAGAATATACctgatttcgggatgttacaacaacAGAACCTTAATGATGGGTTGTTTGTGATGGTGGAATTTATGAAAGATTGTTGTTATTTATGAAAGTTTGTTGCAATTTAAGAAACTTGAATGCAATTAATGAGAGGTTGTTGTTATTTATGAAAGTTGTAAGCAATTTATGAAAGTTTGTTGTTATTTATGATAGTTGTATTCAATTTATGAAAGTTTGTTGTTATTTATGAAAGTTGTATGCAATTTATGAAAGGTTGTTGCTATTTATGATAGTTGTTTGAAATTTATGAATGTTTGTTGCTATTGATGAAAATTTTATGCAATTTATGAAAGTTTGTTGCGATTTATGATAGTAGTATGAAATTTATGCAAGTTTGTTGCTATTTATGAAAGTTGTATGCAATTTATGAAAGTTTGTTGCAATTTATGAAAGTTTGTTACTATTTATGAAAGTTGGTTACCATTTACGAAAGTTTCAAGCATAATAAATTTGGTTGCTTTCTTTTCAACTACATTGTCAATTTACATGTTGCATTAATGATAATGAACAATATGGTCCTTTTGtgtatattttaattattaatatgGACAATGTTGTTAGGAAATATGTAATGATGGTCCACGTTTGACAAATACAATATGGACCacataaaagaaataaaatacatataatacACTCAATTATATAAATAAACTACTACTTGTCATTAGGTTAGATTAAATAAAGGGTACAACTTTACAAAATGCCCTATTAAAGGGTATTAGTACTTTCCAACAAAACCTACATACTAATGCAGTGAACATCATCCACAAATCATCGACCATGGTGATGGCGGTCAAAAGTTGGTTCGAATACTAACTGCATCATTAAACAAAATCATATTACATATACTAAACACCCTAGTTGGTACAATTTAACTTCAATGACTTAGTTTAAAGAACCAAAGTACCAAGCCCACCATAATACATCTCTTTCAAAAAAACCCACCATAATACACAAAAGGGTTAACTTTAAACTCAAAGCTTCCTGCATGGAAGCATCCATTTCTCTTCTCAAGTATCTCCATAACTGCCTTCTCCTTTAAGATTGTGTTGTCGAGCTTCAACACCTGCTCCTTCTCATTTGAAAGGAGAAACTCTAGATCCATAACCTTTTTCCACATACTTACAAACTCAAACGTGTCTTCCTTACTATCCAGCTTCTGCTTTAGTAACCTGATTAGGCTGCAGGGAGTAAACTTGACATTGGGCTCGGAATGTCGACGTGTATGCGGCCCACATCGCTCCTCGTGCTCGGCAACATAACTCGACATCCCTCGGTCGATTTTGTCTCCATATTGATTTCGTCTTTTCCGTTTCTTTTCTTCCATTCAACAACCCacccctctcttcttcttcctatTTTCTACCTTGTTGGAGCTAAGTAGAGATCGACATCCTCTATACAGCTCCCTCCAGCCTTAAGCTTTTAAGTAACCTTCCTCTAAATCATCATCCTTTCACATAAAATAAGTACATTTTTTACTCtttccaaaaaataaaataagtacATTTTTTGAAGTTTGTCtgcaatttaattaaaaaaaacataaacatcatcaaaatatattaaaaagCAGTGCAATATGTAATTAAGGGTACACAAGCTTTTGACCACAACGTACTCACAACTTATCACAGATCTCATGATTACAATAAGCAAACTAGAGGATCGGGAACTAAACAAAGTATTCTCGTGCATAAGTAATAAAAACCATTGTCATCATCATTTTCACTCACATTACATTGTTAGGATGTACTAAGACGAACCTAAACTAATAAAACGCATAAATTCAAAGATTTCTTAGGAATTTATATTGAATATAGAGTATTGGAAACTTACCAAGCTATTCCGGCAGTTCCAGAATTGACTCTGTGTATTTTCTTATTACAACTTGTTCTTTCTTTAGTGGGCTTATTACACCCACACATTTTTACAACATTTGATTTTTAAGTTTGAGAGCTAAAATAATAGGTTTATGGATGATGAGATCGAGGAGGAAGACGCCATTGATAGATTTAGTAGCTTAGCGAGCTTCACCGATATTGGAAATGAAGAAAATGTATGGTCCAATTGAGCCTTCTAACTTTTTCTTAATAGAGGATCATTGACATGGAAGTCCACGTGTAGTCAACATGGCAACTTCCTATCTTCTTCCCTACACGTCAAATGTTTGGTAAGATAAGTACACGCCAGATGCAAGGTAAAATAAGTAAATggttaaaccttttaaaatcggTCACAACGACTTAATTGACAAGAATATTATAAGTTAGATGGCCTATTGCTGATTAAAAAAACATCAATGGTCAAATCATATCAAACATCTAAATTCATTGTGCTACAATAACAAAGAACATTACAGGAAAAAACACAAACATATATATTTCTAGAATTAAAAGGtcccctcacaatcaatcatcaATTAATGGAGAAACCCATGAATAATTATCTAAATACAACCCAGTAATGAAGTTGACTTATATCAGATGACAATGAAACACAAATTCACATTGAACGATTCGTAAAATTGGTCATTTTGTTATATTCTAGATAAAGTTTCAAGTGGAGACCttcttttcatttttgaataaCTCTAAAAAACAAATGACAATTGATATTAATAATCAAGATGGTGTGTTGTTTAATAAACTTTAAAGATCTAAAAAGAAAAATATGATTGAAGTCCTACTAACTAATATGTTTTGGTTTAAAAagtatctttatatatatatatatatatatatatatatatatatatatatatatatatatatatatatatatatatatatatatatatatatatatatatatatatattgcattctaGAGGAATAAACTTCACTTCTACCTTTCTACCTTCTAATTTAGGGACATGTCCTGTTTTATAAGGCTGGAAGGTATGGAGCGGGAAAGGGGAGCGGGAGGGCTTCCCTCTCACTGGAACACCGCCCCTTGGCTGGGGGAAGCAACCCATGGGAAAGAGGTGAGTGGAGGGGGTGACGCACTCTCTCCTCATTCTAATGggcagttttttttttcttttttaatatttataaaattatatacctactaaaaaaatatatcaaaattcatgttttttaaCTCCTtacaaaatgagtataatatatatatgaaatatatttaaaataaataaaaaaaaatagtaaaggGAGCTTCCTACCCATTCATTAAGTTTTAGGTAAGGGAAATGAAAGTGAGAGAAATGATGGTGTGGCCCACAAAAAGTGAGGAAAACACCCCTCTCATACCTTCCAATCTAAAAAGGTTTCTAGTGTTAAATATGATCCATAAGCTCAAAACCCTTAGTGACATGGCTTTTAAGAGCTCCATGATTGAATTATCAACCATCACATTGACTTTCCGGATTTCTAAAAGGTGAACTCATATGGATGACCCTTTGAAATGGACTATGAGTAGTACATAATATTTTTTTAGTCATACAAAATAAATTATGTTTTATACTtcttccgtcccaaaattataattcatattaaggaaacattaattaccattaattttatttaataaaatgacaattttgtttttactttgtatttaatgttccattaaatttttaattggttaagtaataatgaaaggtattttgataaaaatattatttatttttaatagtggACTATTATTTTAAGACAAACCAAAAACGAAAAGATGAACTATAATTTTAGGATATCATTTTTTAGTCATACACAAcaaattatgttttatatataaattgTTATGTCAATCAATAATCCAATCTTAAAACTTACGTTGGCCCCAATTATCTTCTCAAACCAATCATATCCAAAAATGATCTCCTCTCAACCGAATTACCCACTTCAATCCATAATCCAAATTCTATTAggtgatcctaatccaaaaatgCCCTAGATTTAGATACAATAACTCAAAAACCAATCAGTTGCAAAAGAGTTCCAAACTATATGTTTTGACTTTTGACGATCGAAGAGACTAATTTTACAAAACTGAAAAGTATTATTTTCTGCACAATTTTAAACACTTTGCAAATATAAAAATGATGTTTACTGCAAACAAAAAAAAACGaattaaaaaattattatataaGAAACTAAACTAAGTAGAAGTTTCCTCGATTTTTGAACCCCCTGACATTCGAATTCACTGATTTCTGAACTCACTGAGGTTAAATAGAAAAAACGGGACATAGCAATATATCTGAATAGTAGTTCCTATACAGACATCTTGCATTACGGATAAGCACTTTAAGTcaactaaataaaaaaaactgTTAAGCTTTCATATCGACAATGCATAACATTGAATATGCATATCAAAAACATGTTTTCGTATATTGCTGTATATGTTCTGTTTACGTATTCAAAAAATTGGCGAAATTGAAGTTCGCTCACTAATCAATAATCACATACttattttggaattttgattttAACGATGAAGCATTTGTTTGCCCCTTGCAAATGTAAAGATGATAAAAGAACTATATGAATTAAGCGGTCTATTTTGTAAAATTGGccatcatgaaaccctaattggtaTCGGATCATGGTAATTTCTGAAATTAAGATTCGGGAAACCACTAATAAGAACATACGGATAACGGTTATCAAAAACAATGTATATCGGAGAACTATAATAGATCCAAATCTCGAAAGTAAGAACAATAAACGTTGAAGAGTTCAAATAGGAACCGATCAAATCGCATATTTCCATTTTGATCAATCACGTTGCGATCTAAGAACTGGTAAATTTGGtaacggccttggtgccttcagaGACGGCGTGTTTCGCCAATTCTCCGGGCAACACAAGTCTAACCGCCGTCTGGATCTCGCGTGAAGTGATCGTTGGCTTCTTGTTGTATCGAGCGAGACGAGATGATTCCTGAGCGAGCTTTTCAAATATATCGTTGATGAAACTGTTCATAATTCCCATCGCTTTGCCTGAAATTCCAATATCAGGATGAACTTGCTTCAAAACCTTGAAGAGATAGATCTTGTAAGTCTCGCTGCTCTTCttgatcttcttctttttcttatctACGCCGCCGCTGGATACGCCTTCTTTGGGAAGCTTCTTCTCGGCCTTCGCTGGCTTTTTGTCTGCAGTCGATGGCTTCTTCTCTGCTGGTTTCTTCTCAGCCTTGGTCGGTGCCATTGGTTACAATCAAAGTAGAACGATCGATGAAGTTCCGATGAATGGAAAAGAAAACGGATCGGAGAGGGTACGATTTGGGGAGCGAAGGATTTGTGGGTTTTGTTTATATAGGAATTTCAGGTTGATTTGATTGGTTGAAGTGGTTTCACATGGATTGCTGACCTGGCATCCTTGACACGTATATAAACCTTTTAGCACGCGGGAAATTAGGCCAAGAATAATTGCTCTATGAAAATTATATATTA is a window of Lactuca sativa cultivar Salinas chromosome 1, Lsat_Salinas_v11, whole genome shotgun sequence DNA encoding:
- the LOC111914922 gene encoding histone H2B.9, with the protein product MAPTKAEKKPAEKKPSTADKKPAKAEKKLPKEGVSSGGVDKKKKKIKKSSETYKIYLFKVLKQVHPDIGISGKAMGIMNSFINDIFEKLAQESSRLARYNKKPTITSREIQTAVRLVLPGELAKHAVSEGTKAVTKFTSS